A stretch of the Lytechinus variegatus isolate NC3 chromosome 5, Lvar_3.0, whole genome shotgun sequence genome encodes the following:
- the LOC121416181 gene encoding neuronal acetylcholine receptor subunit alpha-10-like gives MKMDVFRSRCVLLISAIIFGFTLKVSDAEMMMTMSNSTRTTRPSFNTETRLVRNLLSQYSRYVRPVFNESTIIYVYYHMRLSRILQMDERNQILITAMWLEQSWIDEYLTWDPAEYDNITAVHIPTTMIWIPDTVLYESADVEKELGNDVMLTNAKIFYNGTVFWQAPAIFKSSCSLSVEYFPFDQHSCKLKFGPWAYLGNEVIMKKQSDSGDFSQLSPNGQWQLQGMPVVENLIKYGCCPIPYSDVTYYINLKRKSLFYVFNLLFPSVFMSLVSLLSFYLPPDSGEKVGLNITSLLSLVFFLLLGAQLLPPTSESISYLGKLFSTIIAIMGIETAISVIILRLYHLHLPYPPPAWARWLILDKAAQLLRLSGWRHEYSDDEGSMVEVIDHDAQDYKTSDPFEFDNRKASMETKAIGESLLQKLDMSPEDVSVPEIKEKHSSEDSDYGSETNDDSMGSSIMRISNYIRRLVNISRKKEAMSAIQQQWIDLCLILDRVLLILMMTALILGCISILSIMSNPASQEEFQIW, from the exons ATGAAGATGGATGTTTTTAGATCAAGGTGTGTTCTTTTGATATCTGCAATCATATTCGGCTTCACGTTAAAGG TTAGTGATGCcgagatgatgatgacgatgtcgAATTCGACCAGGACGACGAGGCCGTCTTTCAACACGGAAACCCGTCTGGTCAGAAACCTCCTGTCACAATACAGCCGTTACGTGCGACCAGTCTTCAATGAATCCACTATCATCTATGTATATTATCATATGAGATTGTCCAGAATTCTTCAAATG GACGAACGAAACCAGATTTTGATCACAGCGATGTGGCTCGAACAg AGCTGGATAGATGAATATCTAACATGGGATCCTGCTGAATACGACAACATAACCGCCGTTCATATTCCTACCACAATGATCTGGATACCGGATACAGTGCTCTACGAAAG TGCGGACGTCGAAAAGGAGCTTGGGAATGACGTCATGCTCACCAATGCCAAGATCTTCTACAATGGAACCGTTTTCTGGCAAGCCCCTGCTATCTTCAAGAGCTCCTGTAGTCTAAGCGTCGAATACTTCCCCTTTGATCAACACAGCTGTAAACTCAAATTTGGCCCTTGGGCCTATCTCGGCAACGAGGTTATCATGAAGAAACAATCAG ACTCTGGTGACTTCTCACAGCTGAGTCCGAACGGCCAGTGGCAACTTCAGGGGATGCCCGTTGTAGAGAATCTCATCAAGTACGGTTGTTGCCCGATCCCATACTCGGACGTCACCTACTATATCAACCTGAAACGGAAGTCACTCTTTTACGTCTTCAACCTTCTCTTCCCATCGGTCTTCATGTCTCTGGTATCGTTGTTGAGTTTCTACCTCCCTCCAGACTCGGGAGAGAAAGTGGGTCTCAACATCACCAGCCTGCTGTCTCTtgtcttctttctcctcctggGAGCACAGCTCCTGCCGCCAACCTCGGAATCGATTTCCTACCTTG GTAAGCTGTTTTCAACCATCATCGCAATAATGGGGATCGAGACGGCCATCTCCGTAATCATTCTCCGTCTTTACCATCTCCACTTACCCTATCCTCCGCCTGCATGGGCCCGGTGGCTCATCCTCGACAAAGCCGCTCAACTCCTTCGGCTCAGTGGTTGGCGTCACGAGTACAGCGATGACGAGGGTTCCATGGTGGAAGTCATCGACCACGACGCACAAGACTACAAGACGAGTGACCCATTCGAGTTCGACAATCGAAAGGCATCGATGGAGACCAAGGCGATTGGAGAGAGCCTTCTGCAGAAGCTTGATATGAGCCCCGAAGACGTTTCCGTGCCAGAAATCAAAGAGAAGCATTCCAGTGAGGATTCCGACTATGGTAGTGAG ACCAATGACGACAGCATGGGGTCATCGATCATGCGCATTAGCAACTACATTCGCAGACTGGTAAACATTTCTCGGAAGAAAGAAGCAATGTCTGCTATCCAGCAGCAATGGATAGATCTTTGTCTCATTCTTGATCGGGTTTTACTCATTCTCATGATGACAGCCCTGATCCTTGGATGTATCAGTATTCTTTCTATCATGTCAAATCCTGCATCCCAAgaagaatttcaaatttggtga